ATTCCCGGGACAAACGAATGCTGCCGGGGCCTTACCCTGCAAAGCGATCAATGACTTTTCAAATACTATCCGCTCGTAGCGCGGCTGAACCGGCTCGCCGATGCCGATCTGCCGATCGCGTTGACGGACCAATGAGGGTACGTGTGTGACTTCATATCGACGAGCTTCTCGCTGTTGGGCATTGCCGCCGAGCTGCTTAAATGCCTCAAGAAAGAACGATTCGACATAATGCGGCTGAAGGCGACGGGCCTCGGCTCGTTCCATTTCCTCACGGATATGGTTCACGCGGGTCGCGTCCATCGCATCGCGTGCTAGTGCCCGATCCTCAAGGAGATTGCGAATTTGATCGGGATCGAAAGTCGATTCGATAGCCCGGGATAACCGGGCTCGCACTTCCGGGCGTTCGCCGTAACGAATCGCCTGGATAAGCAGATCCCGAAGGGGCTGTCCTTCAAACTGCAGCTTGCCAAGGACATCAAAAACCTGCCCCCCCAGCGACTGACGCGCTTGTTCGAGCTTTTCAAGCAAACGCCTGTAAACATCGCCTTCGCGGGTCTCTTCCGCAACCAGGTTCCAGAGATGGCAGACCTCTGTCTGGCCAATTCGATGGATGCGTCCAAAACGCTGTTCCAATCGGTTCGGGTTCCACGGCAGGTCATAGTTGACCATGAGATGGGCACGCTGGAGGTTTATACCTTCACCAGCGGCGTCGGTCGCGAGCAAAACCTGCACTTCTGGGTCGTGCCGAAACGCTTCCTGAGCATTCAGTCGGTCCTGTCGTCCCATGCTTCCGTGGATCGTAACGAGTGATTCTCGGCGACCCAACAGGGAAATGATCTTGTTCTCAAGATAGTTTAAGGTGTCTCTGTGCTCGGTGAAGATCACGAGTTTCTGGCGAGCAGAACCGTTTATGCTCTTGGCCGGGTCGGGTAACTCAGAATCGGGAACGCCCTTTGGGGTCGAGAAAATTACGTGTAAGAGGTTCGCAAGTTCGCTCCACTTTTTATCTTCCCCGGAATGGCGAACCGCATCCGCCAGAGATTGAAGATGTCTAAGTGTTTCGATCTCGGCTTTCAGTTCGACGATCGTACCAGCGGCAGTTGCCTGATCGAGTATCTGTTCTTCGGTTATCTCAGCTTCGGCATCCGGGGCTTCTTCGTAGTCCTGAAAGTCTTCGAGATCGAGCGTTGTTTCAAACGGCGGAACTACAATTGAGGCTACATTGCCTCCTCTTTGAATCAGTTCCATTTCCCTCAGTTTCCCCTCAAGACGCTCCCGCCGCCGCCGAAGAGATTGGTAGATGGCCTCGGGCGACGACGCAAGCCTTCGCTGCAAGATCGTTAGGGCAAATCCCACCGTACCTGCTCGTTTGTCATTTTTAAGGGCTTCCGCTCTGTTAAATTCTTCGCGCACATAGTCAGTAACTGCTTTATAGAGTTGTGCTTCGGCGGAAGAAAGCCGATAGGGCACGGTGTACGCGATGCGTTCAGGAAAGAGCGGCGTAGAGTCGAACTTCAAAAGTTCCTCTTTGACCATCCGACGCATCATGTCAGAAACATCTGCAGCGTGAACCCCGTCTCGGAATCTTCCTTCAAATCGATCACCATCAAGAAGGGCCATGAACAGCTGAAAATCTTCTTCCTTGCCGTTGTGGGGGGTGGCAGTCATCAAAAGAAAATGACGGGTCAATGATGAAAGCATCTGTGCGAGGCGGTACCGTTTTGTGAACTTCACTTCCCCGCCAAAAAACGTGGCCGACAACTTATGTGCCTCGTCGCAAATAACCAGATCCCAGCCACAATCCGGGGCTCGCAGTTTCTCCTGAACGTCCTCGTTCCTGGCAAGCTTGTCCAAACGGGCGATCGCGAGATCTGTTTCGAGAAACCAGTTCCCCGTTCGAGCTGATTCAAGTTTGTCGTTGGTGAGAATCTCAAACGGAAGGTTGAATCTGCGGTAGAGCTCGTCCTGCCACTGTTCTGCAAGACTTCCGGGACAAACTACCAGGCAACGGTGCAGATCCCCGCGGGCAATCAGCTCCTTTATCAGCAACCCGGCCATGATCGTTTTGCCAGCTCCTGGATCATCCGCAAGAAGAAATCTCAGTGGCAATCGCGGTAGCATCGACTCATAAACGGCCGTTATCTGATGGGGTAAAGGATCGACAAGCGATGTGTGCACCGCAAGCACAGGGTCGAAAAGATGGGCTAAACGAATGCGGAGAGCCTCCGAAACCAAACGGAACGACGAGCCAGAACCATCGAAACTCCATGGGCGCCCCTCCGTCGCTACCTCAAGCCGCGGCTCATCATCGCGATACAGCAAAGTGTTGTCAACTTTTCCGTCTGGAGTCTTAAATGTAAGTTCGAGGGCCTCGGAGCCGAACCATTGAACGCTAACTACCGTAGCCGAACAGTTCGGTATTAGCCCTCTTACAGTTGCATCAGGCGTCAGATCCTCTAGTTTAAGCATAGTGGTGAGCGATAGAACGTTTCTGTTCCGGCGTTTAATGCGGCGAGTCACCGCGGAATTTCAAGTTGCATCATTCTAATACAGGAAACCGTCAAAATGAACTTAAATGCCCAAAACCATCCACGCCTAAGGGATCGCAAACCTGAAGAAAGAATCGGGTAAATCGAAGGCCGCGTCGCCTGTCAAAGGTTAGAAGTCCTGGATATTCTAATTCGCACACCAACATAGCTTTACAGCGCACGCCTAGCCACGAACTCCATAAACCTGATCTCTTCGCGTGGGATCAAGCGATCCTAAACGGATTCGCTACCTACTTTCCTCAATTCTGGCCTTCGTTCATTTTACAAGGGACGTCACAGCTTGACAGCTTTTGCGTTTCGATTTAGGATTCTGATCAGCATTAGGAGATGCCCTTTCGGGGGCACGGCAACCGGGTCAGAGACACCACGGTGCTTTGGGATGAGGAGTCCCGATGTGCAGTTAGCGAACTGAAACTAAAGTCTCTGGATCAACTTACCCGTTTTCAAAAGGCCGCTGCTATTGCCAGCGGTCTTTTTTAGTTGGCACTCCTGATGT
The DNA window shown above is from Chloracidobacterium sp. and carries:
- a CDS encoding DUF3883 domain-containing protein, whose product is MLKLEDLTPDATVRGLIPNCSATVVSVQWFGSEALELTFKTPDGKVDNTLLYRDDEPRLEVATEGRPWSFDGSGSSFRLVSEALRIRLAHLFDPVLAVHTSLVDPLPHQITAVYESMLPRLPLRFLLADDPGAGKTIMAGLLIKELIARGDLHRCLVVCPGSLAEQWQDELYRRFNLPFEILTNDKLESARTGNWFLETDLAIARLDKLARNEDVQEKLRAPDCGWDLVICDEAHKLSATFFGGEVKFTKRYRLAQMLSSLTRHFLLMTATPHNGKEEDFQLFMALLDGDRFEGRFRDGVHAADVSDMMRRMVKEELLKFDSTPLFPERIAYTVPYRLSSAEAQLYKAVTDYVREEFNRAEALKNDKRAGTVGFALTILQRRLASSPEAIYQSLRRRRERLEGKLREMELIQRGGNVASIVVPPFETTLDLEDFQDYEEAPDAEAEITEEQILDQATAAGTIVELKAEIETLRHLQSLADAVRHSGEDKKWSELANLLHVIFSTPKGVPDSELPDPAKSINGSARQKLVIFTEHRDTLNYLENKIISLLGRRESLVTIHGSMGRQDRLNAQEAFRHDPEVQVLLATDAAGEGINLQRAHLMVNYDLPWNPNRLEQRFGRIHRIGQTEVCHLWNLVAEETREGDVYRRLLEKLEQARQSLGGQVFDVLGKLQFEGQPLRDLLIQAIRYGERPEVRARLSRAIESTFDPDQIRNLLEDRALARDAMDATRVNHIREEMERAEARRLQPHYVESFFLEAFKQLGGNAQQREARRYEVTHVPSLVRQRDRQIGIGEPVQPRYERIVFEKSLIALQGKAPAAFVCPGNPLLDATLDITIERNRDLLRLGASLVDERDMGTSPRVVFFLENAVVDATKTRTGERRVISKKILYVEIDKDGNTRHLNYAPYLDFRPLADGEPTVEAILHREECGWINSSLEQTAQRHAIARVIPEQLAEVKGPKIALIDKTESAVKDRLTKEISYWDHRAEQLKLDEQAGKVNARLNSSEARKRADVLQGPLQKRLADLALERQISPQPPVVLGGMLVVPAGLIAAMTGSPLPTIGTPVDTQISAAKAREIIMRVERELGFDPVDRELEKLGYDIESRVPGTGKLRFIEVKGRISGAETITVTKNEILYSLNKPDDFILAIVEFQGEDAHAVHYVRRPFKKEPDFGVTSVNYSFAELLAQAGEPT